One part of the Solanum dulcamara chromosome 8, daSolDulc1.2, whole genome shotgun sequence genome encodes these proteins:
- the LOC129899916 gene encoding uncharacterized protein LOC129899916, whose product MGVNLYIELKKKELGFVNYPLCISSFDIKRCEIKSFDSTSGAIVCAESNANESHIFGLEESGNIANCYIAELELMNYIDDTNGAEVKENQFYKDKATLVDAWRSKEHALEMLRGKPADGYRQLPIYIHILKTVYPNSYISMHKSSTDEFMYLFIALRPLMRGFQFCRPVVIVDGAHLDGPYKGTFVSASTLDGADITFLYCCILPLAYGIVDTENDASWMWIFQNFKNAFGERDNMCVVSDRNESIIKSVSMVFPNVPHFACIWHIWKNVCTKYRRSKAVLSDIFYSMAKAYRKDEVDKLMAKVERIDQRVAQYLKNAGYEKWSRVHATVNRGRMMTSNIAECINGCLVEARELPIIDFLEQTRMLFGSWTCKNREIASYTKHTLGRKFEDILVSNTIKCSRMKVHDTYFLIHIY is encoded by the exons atgggtgttaatctttacatagagttgaagaagaaagagcttGGTTTCGTGAATTATCCCCTGTGCATATCAAGCTTTGATATAAAAAGATGTGAGATAAAATCATTCGACAGTACATCTGGAGCAATCGTTTGTGCTGAATCAAATGCGAATGAGTCCCacatttttggtttagaagaatctgGTAATATTGCAAATTGTTATATAGCAGAATTGGAGTTGATGAACTACATAGATGATACAAATGGTGCGGAAGTGAAGGAGAATCAATTCTATAAGGATAAAGCAACTCTAGTTGAT GCATGGCGATCAAAAGAGCATGCTTTGGAGATGTTAAGGGGAAAACCTGCTGATGGATATAGACAGCTGcctatatacatacatattctAAAAACCGTATATCCAAATTCGTACATAAGTATGCACAAGTCATCAACTGATGAGTTCATGTATTTGTTCATAGCGTTAAGGCCCTTGATGAGGGGGTTTCAGTTTTGTCGACCAGTAGTTATTGTTGACGGTGCACATcttgatggaccttataaagggaCGTTTGTATCAGCTAGCACACTTGATGGGGCAGATATTACTTTCTTATACT gtTGCATATTGCCGTTGGCGTATGGTATTGTTGATACGGAAAATGATGCATCATGGATGTggatttttcagaattttaagaatgcatttggtgagagggacaatatgtgtgttgtatcagataggaacgaaagcataatcaagagtgtaagcatggtatttcccaatgttcctcattttgcatgcatatggcatatatggaaaaatgtGTGTACTAAATACAGAAGGAGCAAAGCTGTACTAAGTGACATCTTCTATTCAATGGCCAAGGCATACCGAAAAGATGAAGTCGATAAATTAATGGCCAAAGTTGAAAGAATCGATCAACGGGTggcacaatatttaaaaaatgcaggatacgaaaagtggtcaagggttcatgccactgtcaacaggggtagaatgatgacttctaacatcgcagaatgtatcaatggatgtcttgttgaagcacgagagctgcctataattgactttttggagcaaacgagaatgttatttggttCTTGGACctgcaaaaatagggaaatagcatcttatacaaaacatactttgggaagaaaattcgaagatatcctAGTTTCAAACACGATCAAGTGTTCGCGAATGAAGGTACacgatacatactttctgatacatatatactga